The sequence GAGGTTCAGGCTGAAATAGAAATATGCGGCCATGGCAAACAGCGTCCCTGCGGCCATGATCGAAAGCAGGCCAAATAGAGCGGTCTTTGACCTGCGGCGACGGCGCTGCCTGCCAGTTGGAATGTTGCGAATCCTCAATTGTTTTTCCTCGTCTTGGGTTGAAATGTCAGCGGAATGTCAGTTCCGAAAGCAGATTTAGACAGAGTACGGCTGAGAGGGTTAAGTGTCAACATGGAACCCTTTAGCCCGGACTATTCACGAGGTTCTTTTCCGTTCTGGCGGCGTTGCTGTGTCGTTCCCTTGTGCGGAATACTAAAGTATGCCTCCGCGCTCCCTGGACAGTCGCCTTGCCGGAACGAAAAACTCCTCTCGTGACTATGTCCGGACAACCCCGCATAATTCATGATGTTTATCGTGCCATTCCCATTTATCCATATTTGCCAAACAGTTAGCTCACATCTCATCACCATCATGAATAATGCGGGCTAGAGACTGGCGACATGGCCAGGGCATTCCCGGCAATGCTCCACCCGGCACTCGGCTGTTCTGCACCGCTCGTTGCAATACAGGACCGTGGTCACGTATCGGTCACCCCTGTCGGGAAGCAGCGTGACGATAGTGCCTGAATCCATTTCCAGAGCCAGGTCCAGTGCCACCCTGATAGCAGCCCCACTGGACATGCCCGAGAATATCCCCTCCCTGGAGGCCAGGGTCTTTGATGCTTCATAGGCGTCATCGTCCTGGATGACAACCTTACGATCAAGCTCCGCAGGAACGTAAATGCCCGGTACAATGGCCTCGGACATGTTTTTCAGACCCTGGACCTTGTGTCCCATTACCGGCTCCACTCCCACGATGGAAATGGAAGGGCCTTTGCTTTTGAGAAACCTGGAAATACCCATGAGCGTCCCTGTGGTGCCCATGCCTGCAACGAACACATCTATATCACCTTCCGTCTGCTCCCATATTTCAGGGCCGGTTCCCGTAAAATGAGCCCGGATGTTGTCAGGGTTGTTAAACTGATCAGGCATGTAGTAGGTGCCCGGGTCCTTCTCATGCATCCGCCTGGCTTCCATGATGGCGCCATCGGTCCCATGGCTCGCCGGTGTAAGGACGATCTCGGCGCCCAAAGCGGAGAGGACCCTCCTGCGTTCAATACTTACACCTTCCGACATGGTCAAAATGTTCCTGTACCCCTTGCAGGCGGCTACCAGTGAGATCCCGATACCGGTGTTCCCCGAGGTAGCCTCCAGGATCGTCATGCCTGATCTGAGCTCTCCCCTCGCCTCGGCTCCCTCGATCATGGAAAGGGCGATCCGGTCCTTGACCGACCCCCCAGGGTTGTTTCCCTCCAGTTTGGCCAGTACTCTCACCTTGGGATTGGTGTTCATGTGCAGTATTTCCACGAGGGGTGTGTTGCCTATAGTATCCAGGATCGTCTTTTTGTTCACTTCTCCATCCTTTCGTATCGTTACAGTGAGTCATATCTTGCGGGTAGGTCCCACTGAATAGCTGTTCAACCTGCCTTCTTGCCTTCTGAAAAATCGCTCTAATATACAGCAGTCGGACCGATTGGGCCATAGAGGCCCTGGCGGGTTGACCGCCATTCCGGGGAGGACTATGATTCAGATTCTCACGGAGGCAGACTATGGAACCAGGCATCGAGAATTTTGCGGGAGTTATCATTCAGAACGCAAAAGGTGAGACTCTTCTTGTGCGCAAGGTGGACCAGTACGCCTACGCCATCCCATGGTGCCGCATTACTCCGGGAAAAAGCCTTCAGGAATGCCTGATGGATCGGGTCATGCACCTGACGGGGCTGTCAATTCAGCCTGTTTTCCTCGGTCCCAGTGAGCATATCGATGGGGACAACCACTTTATTTCCTTTGACCACACCGCGAAGATCGACTCTGGCGAGCAGCATTTCGTCAGGGACGGACTGGACTACCTCTGGGCTGGCGTAGACGAACTGTTCACCGTACCCCTCGTGGCCCTGACCCGGCAGATCCTGGAAAAGCACTTCCTGAAACAGGGGATCGAGCCGGAACTGAGCTCCGAGCCGAAGGATTTTACTTCATGACAGGGTCGATCAACTGAAAATGGAGGCCAGGTCAGTTCCGCTCAGCAGTTCCTCGATCCAGCCACTTATTAGATCTTCCTTAACATCAACGTTAAGCCTCTCCCTGATCTTCGCGGCCGAGCTCCCCAGATCAGGGGAAAGCCGTATGATCAGATCCTCGGGCAAGTCCGCCTGGTATCCGAACTCTGTATTAAAAACAGCCACGCGCCCATTGTGCAGGATGGATTTGACCAACGCTCCCTCGATGGGGGCTGACCACATGCTGGGACAAAGGACGAGGCGGCAGTTTTCCACCTCCTCACGGAGCCCTGTCTCCCAGGTGATGTCCATTATCTTCACATTACCAGGCAGGCCCACGTCCCCCGATTGGGTCGTCGCCTCTTCCATTGAACCGGGTAGAAGAAAGGACAGTTCGGGAAGGTGTCTGGCCAATTCAATAGCATATCCGGCCCCTTTGGCAGCATTTATGGCTCCGTGGAAGACAACATCATATCCTCCCGCACCGGGTTTTTCTCGCTCAACACCCTCAAATTCGTCTGTCACCATTCCTACCAACCGAACTCTGACGTCAGATCCGAAATGTTTCCTGATAAGCCGCCCCTGGTTGGGGTTCTGCAGCAGGAACATGATCGCAGGGGCCACTTTTTTCAAATGGCTCAGATAGGACAGGTTCCTGGATCGATTGTAAAACACCGGGAAGGGATGGCATGATGGATGGCACCGACTGACATCTCCCAGGCAGTCGAGGCATTCCTCCCATTTCTGTCCTCGATAATTGTAGGAACGGATGCAGAAAAAGCTGCTATCCAACACATAATGGGTCACGCGGTTGGAACCAACGAGGTTGAAAAAGGATCTCCACCTCAGGGTCTGTGGATGCAGAACAAGCACGTCCGCGTTACGTATTAACCTCAATCGCGCATAGAACCTGACCAAGTCAAAGCCATATAAGATAATCCCCTGACCTTTTGATTGAGGGCGGCACAGAACCGTCCATCCGTTTTTTTCGGCCAATGGCGCCAGCACTGAAAGGAATCGGCCTAGACCGCCCGCGCCAGGCGGCAGACCGCTGACAAGGTAGCCTTTCACTTTCCATCGCCCCTGTGTTTCCCTGAAAAATACTTTATGGTTCTCGCTATCCCCTCATCGAGGCTAACCAGGGGTACCCAGCCCATTTCTCTCAAGTTCGCTGTGTTCGCTTTAGAATCCATGAGTTCACCTTCCTGCATGGGAAGGTCACCGAAAAGCAGAACCGAATCGGACCTGGTTGCCGCACGGATCTTCTTTGCCAAATGCCGGACAGACACGGAAGTGCCCGTTCCTATATCGAAATGAAGGTATCCCTCCGGCAATACATCGAGGTTCTCCAGCATTTTCACATATGCCTGGACCGCGTCCGAAATATAGATAAAATCCCGTTTCTGCGTTCCTTCGGTCAGGGGGATCTCCGGAACCCGCTTGAGGCAGCTCTCTATGAGAAAGGGTATGAATTTATCCTCACGGTCATCAGGTCCGTATAGGTGCTGGAGGCGCAGGTTTATAAAACGACCACCCCTGTTTTTGACTTGAGCTCTGCCCCACTGGCTGAACTGTCCTTTGGATGACGCATATGCGTATAGGGGGGCGTAACTCCGAGGATAGAAGGTGTCGGTGTTAATAAAGTTCCGGACCTTGTTGTCCGCGGCCTGCTTGGCAAGTTCCATTGGGAAGAGGACATTGCTTTGGTACACTTCACTGGCCTCTTCCTCCGCCCGGCCGTATCGGGTGGCGGTGTGGACCACAGCGTGCGGAGGTGGGCTTCCCTCAAACAACCCCCCAATTCCCCGCTGGTCCAGATCAACCAGTTCCATCCTGTCAAGGAAATCCTCCACCCTGTCAAGACTTGTGGATCCCCTTACACCGGCCACAACCGTGTGACCGTCATCGACGAGCCTACGTGCCAGGTGGCTTCCCAGAAACCCGGAGGCTCCGGTCAGGACGATCTTCATTTCTGTGCGAATTCCAGGATGCTGTCGACCATGTAGCCTGCCATGGCAGTAGATATCCCGGGATAAACACCTACCCAGAAGGCTGATCGCATGATCTCATCAGTTGCCACGAGGTCTCCCACGACCCTGTAGCTGTCCGAACTGCTCCTTATGTGGTCGAAGCAGGGTTGATGGAGGAAATTGCCGGCAAAAAGCATGCGAGTCTGAATCCCTCGGGATTCCAGGTGGGCGACGATCTCATCACGGGAAAAGGGAGCTTCTTGACGAACGAGCATGAGAAAACCGAACCAGCTTGGCAAAGATCCCGGCGCCGGTTCCGGAAGAATAAGATAATGCCCGAGATCTGAAAGCCCATCCCGCATCAGCTGCCAATTTTCTCTTCTTCTTTCGATGAAGGTTGGGAGTTTTTCCAGCTGCGCGACCCCGATGGCGGCTTGCAGATCGGTTGCCTTCAGGTTATATCCGAACTGGGAATAAACGTATTTGTGGTCGTAACCCGGCGGCAACGATCCGTACTGGCCCGAAAAACGGCGCCCGCACGTGTCATCGATCCCGGACGGACAGATGCAGTCCCTGCCCCAATCTCTAAGAGAAATGAGGATCCCGGCAAGCTCCGAGTTGTCCGTGTAAACAGCTCCCCCCTCACCGGTGGTCATGTGATGGGGAGGATAAAAACTACTCGTCCCTATGTCTCCGAAGGTCCCGGTCATTTGATCCTTGTAGCGGCTGCCCAAGGCGTCGCAGTTGTCTTCAATAAGCCAGAGGTCATGCTTCCGGCAGAATTCCGTAACCGTGTCCAGATCGAAAGGGTTGCCGAGGGTGTGAGCGAGCATTACTGCCCGCGTTCTCGGGGAAAGGGCTTCTTCAAGAAACCGGGTATCGGCGTTGCAGGTAGATAGTTCTACATCGATAAAAACTGGAATTGCACCGTATTGCATCACAGGTGTGACAGTTGTGGGAAAGGCCGCGGCCACCGTGATAACTTCATCCCCCCGCTCGATAGCCTTGGCACCGAGTCCGGGTGATGTGAGAGCCATGAAGGCAAGGAGGTTGGCAGAAGAGCCCGAGTTTACAAAACAGCAGTTAGACAGGCCCATAAACTTACCAAAATTTTTCTCAAAACTGTCAGAGTAACGGCCCTGAGTGAGCCAGAATTCCAGAGCTGCATCCACCAGAGTGACGAGTTCGGCATCATCAAAAACCCGACCGGCATAGGGTATCCGTGTCTTTCCAGGCACGAACTCCTTTCCCTCAAAGGTCTCCTGGTAATAGGCCCTCACCAGATTCTGGATCTGATCCCTGATATTGTGGTCACCGCCCGTTTTTTTCATTTCAATGCACTTCCCCTGTCCAGGGCGCCCGAGCCAGACGGGCATCATCAACGTATTGCCTGATCTGATCCAGACAAAGGGAATAAACATCTATTTCCGAATTACCGTGAACCTGTTTATACCACGAGATCGTTTTATCGATGGACCGCTGGACTCCGTACACAGGTCTGAAGCCCAATTCCCTCATGGCCTTTGAAGTGTCCAGATTGAGAAGCTTGGCCTCATGAACTTCATTCT comes from bacterium and encodes:
- a CDS encoding cysteine synthase family protein; this translates as MNKKTILDTIGNTPLVEILHMNTNPKVRVLAKLEGNNPGGSVKDRIALSMIEGAEARGELRSGMTILEATSGNTGIGISLVAACKGYRNILTMSEGVSIERRRVLSALGAEIVLTPASHGTDGAIMEARRMHEKDPGTYYMPDQFNNPDNIRAHFTGTGPEIWEQTEGDIDVFVAGMGTTGTLMGISRFLKSKGPSISIVGVEPVMGHKVQGLKNMSEAIVPGIYVPAELDRKVVIQDDDAYEASKTLASREGIFSGMSSGAAIRVALDLALEMDSGTIVTLLPDRGDRYVTTVLYCNERCRTAECRVEHCRECPGHVASL
- a CDS encoding NAD(P)-dependent oxidoreductase, with protein sequence MKIVLTGASGFLGSHLARRLVDDGHTVVAGVRGSTSLDRVEDFLDRMELVDLDQRGIGGLFEGSPPPHAVVHTATRYGRAEEEASEVYQSNVLFPMELAKQAADNKVRNFINTDTFYPRSYAPLYAYASSKGQFSQWGRAQVKNRGGRFINLRLQHLYGPDDREDKFIPFLIESCLKRVPEIPLTEGTQKRDFIYISDAVQAYVKMLENLDVLPEGYLHFDIGTGTSVSVRHLAKKIRAATRSDSVLLFGDLPMQEGELMDSKANTANLREMGWVPLVSLDEGIARTIKYFSGKHRGDGK
- the rfbH gene encoding lipopolysaccharide biosynthesis protein RfbH → MKKTGGDHNIRDQIQNLVRAYYQETFEGKEFVPGKTRIPYAGRVFDDAELVTLVDAALEFWLTQGRYSDSFEKNFGKFMGLSNCCFVNSGSSANLLAFMALTSPGLGAKAIERGDEVITVAAAFPTTVTPVMQYGAIPVFIDVELSTCNADTRFLEEALSPRTRAVMLAHTLGNPFDLDTVTEFCRKHDLWLIEDNCDALGSRYKDQMTGTFGDIGTSSFYPPHHMTTGEGGAVYTDNSELAGILISLRDWGRDCICPSGIDDTCGRRFSGQYGSLPPGYDHKYVYSQFGYNLKATDLQAAIGVAQLEKLPTFIERRRENWQLMRDGLSDLGHYLILPEPAPGSLPSWFGFLMLVRQEAPFSRDEIVAHLESRGIQTRMLFAGNFLHQPCFDHIRSSSDSYRVVGDLVATDEIMRSAFWVGVYPGISTAMAGYMVDSILEFAQK